The Desulfonatronum thiosulfatophilum genomic interval CCATATCGGAAACCGGCAGCCCGGCTTGTGCGCCCGCTCCTTCGTTCTCCGCGAGATCGCCCATTGGCTCTTCAAGCTTGCCCATGGTCAGGACGAACACCAAAAGCATCACCACGAGGCCCGCGCCCAGCGGGGCCGCGGGAACGATGCGCAAGGGTTTCGGCGTGATCAGCCACCGCCACAGGTCCGTTAACCGAAACAGGCGGCGCGAAGCCGCGGGTGCGGGGTGTTGAGCCTTGATTCGTCTCATGACCGTTGCGGTCACGTCGCCAGGCGGAAGGCTGTAGTCCAGACGGCTGATCAAGCCCGCTATGCGAGATTGATCCAAATCAGTTTCAGTGTGTTTCGTCATCAGAAGTCCTCCCGCGGCAGGAGATTGCGCATTTTTTCAAGACCGCGCTGAACGGTCATTTTGGCGTTGCTGAGACCTATATTCAGCGATTCAGCGATTTCCGAATACGAAAGCCCTTCTCGAAAGCGTAAAATCAAGGCCTCACGGGTCACTTCCGGAAGACTGGCCAGGGCCTTGTTCAACCGACCACGCTCCAATATTCGCTCATATGGGCCTTCTCCGGAGTCATCCGTACCGGACGGGTCGAAGCCGTTCTCGCACATCTGGTCCAGGCTTTGAGTTACATGGCGTTCCTTGTCATTCCCGCGCAGGTGGTCTCGGGCGATGTTCAGACCCAGAGTGTACAACCAGGGAAAAAAGGGCCTGTTCTGATCAAAGCCGCTCAGCTTCTCGTAGGCATGTGTAAATGTGTCCTGTGTCAAATCCAAAGCCAGATCCGCGCAACGAACCATGCGCAACATCAGGTTGTACACAGGGGTTTGATATCGATCCACAAGCACGGCATAGGCTTGCTGCTCACCAGCACGGACACGCAGAACGATTCTTTGATCATCGATTTCCATGGATTCGTGCCGACAGCGCCGCAAGGTGTACATACTTCAAATATACGTTCCCTGTAAGGAAAAAGTCACAGGTTGATGATGTTGCTCGACGGAAAACTGGGAAACATGGGGACAATTCGTCAAGGCGGTGGATGTTTTGAACTGAAATATCTGAATATAATCACTTGTACGAATGAAATGTCGCATTGTTTGTGACCTTTTTGCACAATACTTCGTAGATATAATCATAAGCCCTTCACTCAGACTGCGCATGGTTTGAGATAATCCGGAATAATCGGACCGTGGACCGGATTTGGATCAGAATCGTCAATTACTTAACCTGGACTGGAGGATGTTGTGAAGAAGACATTGTTATGTGGAACGATGTGCCTTGGCCTGATGTTGTCCGGAATACATTTGACCTCAGAGGCAGCGGCAGCGAACAGCAATCAGGAGCTTCGAACGGCTTTTGAAACATCGCCTCGATGCTCGAGACTCTCACTGGCTCGAGGCTGCAACTTGGGCGGTGCAGACAAGAGAATTGAACGCTGCCAGAGGACTGAAGGCAAGAGCCACATTAAAACGAGGCCGGATTTTGTCCAGAGATGTGTTCGTGGCACGGAACTCGGCACGGTTTCCAGTGAAGGAACCGCCGCAGCCTGAGAAGATTTTCCGCTGAAGTCAACTCAGCGATGTTCTGGGTAATGAAAAAAGGTACGGATAAAAAGTAGACGCTGCTATGTTCTTGCTGACGCAGGCGGCTTCAATGCCCTGCCTGCATTACCTTATAAACAGGGCATGATGAGCGTGGCGGTTACCTTTTTTTGATAATGCAATTGGCATTAATTCTCGACATAGATTTTGAGTATGTTCACCTTAACCTTTCGGAGGCAGTTATGCGGAAAATTTCCACCATCAGCACGGCAGTTCTGATTATCGCTTTGTTGTCCTTCCCTGTTCTTGCCCAACACGATCACGGGGCTGAACCATCAGAAGGCCAGATCACGGATGCGCATCCCGTTCACGGGACACTGACAGAGGAACAGCGCCAAGCCGTCCGGAACATGGTCGAGTCCCATCGCCAGGAAGTCATGCACCACAATCTGCGTATGCGTGCCAAACAGGCGGAACTGGATGTCCTCCTGGCATCGCCCGAGGTAAATCAGGAGGCCATCAATTCCGTAACCGAGGAAATCACGCAACTTCATGGTGAAACCTTGAGAATGAAAAATAACCTTCGCCGCGCCATTTACGAAGAAACAGGACATTTGATCCGCTCCGGCACACTCGGCGGCAAAGGCCGCGGCATGGGCGGCCGCGGCATGAGATCCGGGATGGGAAGCATGGACAAGTGCCCGATGATGTCCGGACATTCGGATCATTAAACAACGTTTGTTAACGCAATACAGTAAAAGCCGCCTCGATACAGGGCGGCTTTTTTTTGGCGCGCACTGCAGGGCGCATCCACTTCGCGCATTGGCTATGATCATATATTTGTGCAACACATCACAATCTACTGTGCCCTGAGAGGCTGGACCTTCACCTAAAAAGTGATACAAGTAATTCCACGGCATCAAGCTGTGTTTGCTGTATGACGACCCAACTTCAAAGGGAGGAGTGAGCATGAAGAACGATGGTGGATGGAGTCCCTACGTGGCTGGAGGCCTGAGCGGTCTGCTCGGCGTAATGTCGGTCTGGTTGACCGGCCAGTTCTTCGGTGCGTCCACATCTTTTGTGCGGACAGCGGGAATGATCGAACAATGGTTTGGACCGGAACGGGTTGCGCAATTGGAGTATTTTACCAGGGTGGTTCCTCACATAGACTGGCAGTGGATGTTCGTGGTCGGCATAGTTCTCGGTTCGTTGATTTCAGCAGCGACTTCCGGATCATTTCGATGGCAGTCCGTGCCTGACATGTGGCACAGGCGTTTCGGGCACACTCCGGTCAAGCGTGCCGTGCTTGCCTTTTCCGGAGGCGTGGTGGCCATGTTCGGCGCCCGCCTCGCGGACGGCTGACCCAGCGGTCATGGGTTGAGCGGTTCGCTTCAACTGGCTGTCAGCGGCTTTGTGGCTCTGGTGTGCTTTTTTATTGGCGGGATGATCATGGCCCGCATCGTCTATGGAGGGAAAAGGTCATGAGCACTTTGATCTATGGTCTGATCACCGGCTTTCTCTTCGGCTTCCTGCTCCAGAAGGGGCGCGTTCTGCGCTACGACAAACAATTGGGCGCGCTCAGACTGATGGACATGACCATCATCAAATTCATGCTGTCCAGCGTCATTGTCGGCATGGTCGGGGTTTACCTCCTGCAGGACCTCGGCGTTGCCAAGCTCTCCGTAAAGTCTCTGGTCCTTGGGCCGGTCATTATCGGAGGCTTGATCTTCGGCCTGGGCTGGGGGCTTTTGGGATATTGTCCCGGAACGGCCATGGGCGCCCTGGGTGAAGGCCGTTTTGATGCACTGTGGGGCATCCTGGGCATGGTGGTGGGGGCCGGCATTTTCGCCGAGGCTTATCCCTGGCTCACGGCCACAGTGTACACTTGGGGCGACCTGGGCAAATTGACGCTCCCCCAGATGCTCGGCGTCAACCACTGGGTGGTCATCCCGGTGTTTATTATCTGCGCGGTCCTGCTTTTTCGATGGTTTGATAAGAAGGGATTATAGGACGCAGCTCTTCACGCGAAACCCGGCTTGCCTTGATTTGCGAGGCCGCAAAATCAAGGCAAGCCGGACCAGTTCCCGACGTATGAGCAGAATTTGCTGAATAGTTACCGTAGAACACGCAATCCAGGAGCTCAGTTTCCGGATTTTGCACCCGATGCGAAAAAAAGTTAATGTGTTCTTTTTTGGGTACGAGCTTTCTTCAACCTTCAGCCATCGAGGAACACGATGAAGATATTGCGTGCTTCACGCATGGACCGTTGCATCGGCTGCCATTCCTGCTCCATGGCCTGTGCAAGACAGGTACATAAAAAATTCTCCTGGAGCGCCGCCGGAATTCGCATCGGCTCCAGCGGGGGAATCACCACGGGCTTTGAGGCGCGGGTCTGCCTGGCCTGCGATCCGGCACCCTGCGCCAAGGTCTGCCCCACGGGCGCCTATTCCCAGCGCAAGGGAGGCGGCGTCATCGTCAAGATGAAACTCTGCATCCAGTGCGGAAAATGCGCCGAGGCCTGCCCTGTGGACGCCATCTATCTGGATGAAAAAGACAAGCCCTATGTCTGCATTCACTGCGGCCAATGCGTGGAATTCTGTCCCCACAACTGTCTGGAACTACGCGAGAAACAGGGTCACGTCCGCCGGGGAGGAATTGAAAATGACTGATACCGCATTTCGGGTCTGCATTGTCCACCTGGACAGGGACAAAGGCGAAATCATCTCCTTTGGCGACAAGAATGTTCATATCGGCGGCAGCGGTCTCGCCGCGGCGCTGTACGAAAAATTCGGCCTTCCGGAAGAGCCCTGGTCCCACCCGGATCAGCCTCTGATTTTCGCCATCGGCTGCCTCACGGGATATTTCCCATTGATGTCCAAGGTAGTCTGCGGATTCAAATCCCCGCACCATGATCAGTACTCCGAATCCCATGCCGGAGGGCGTCTGGCCCTGGCCATGCGTTTTGCCGGATACGACGCCATCGTCGTGCGAGGCCAGGCCACGGTGCCGGTGGCCGTGCACGTGGCCTCCAAACAAATCGAGACCGCGGACGCCAACTACCTGTGGGGCGCCAACGCCCTGACCACCGGCCGGGTCATGCGCCGGGCTTTTCCCGGCGCTTCGGGACACCGCAGCATCATTCGCATCGGTCCCGCCGGAGAAACCCTGTCCGCGTATGCCTGCATCAATGTGGACACATACCGCCATTTCGGTCGAATGGGCGCGGGTTCTGTCATGGGTGTGAAGAAAGTGAAGGCCATCGTGGTTTCCGGCGACGGCGACCAGGATCTGCCAGGAACCGATTCCAAGGCCTACGCCAAGCTCTTCAAAAGAGTCTACAAAGACATGACCGCCACGGAAATGATGAGCAAGTACCATGATCTCGGCACGCCGGGAAACGTCACTCCGCTCAACGAACTGAAGTCTCTGCCCATCCGCAACCTGAAGCAGACAACGGACCCGGAGGTGGAGAAAATATCCGGTGAAGCCTTTGCCAAGGACCTGCTGATCCGCAACACGGCCTGCGCCGGGTGCCCGGTGGGCTGCATCCATGTGGGGCTGCTACGGGAACAGTTCCAGGAGGAACACCGCTTCCAGATCCGCCAGGTGGCCTATGACTACGAACTGATCTTCGGCCTGGGTTCCATGATCGGCGTGATGGATGCATCTGGTTGCCTGGCACTGATGGATGAAGTGGAAAAGGAAGGTCTGGACGCCATGAGCACGGGCGTTGCCCTGGCCTGGGCCACGGAAGCCTATGAAAAGAGTTTGTTGACCAAGGAACAGGTGGAATACGACCTGGCGTTCGGCAATGTCGCGGCCTACAAAGAGGCCATTTGGAGCCTGGGCCACGCCAAGAATGAATTCTATGCCGATCTGGCCAAGGGCGTGAAGCATGCCGCGGCAAAATACGGCGGCGAGGATTTCGCCTGTGTTCTGGGCCAGGAAATGGCAGGTTACGTCGGCGAAACCTTTTACGCTTCCCAGTCACTCTCCTTCCGGCATTCCCACCTGGATACCGGAGCGTATGGCTACGACCAGAAGGAACATGCCAAGGATCCGGAAAAGGCAGTGAAATATCTCGTGGATGATGAGCGGGAGCGGGTTCTATTGACCTCTCTGGTCTCCTGCCTTTTCGCCCGCGGGGTGTACAAGAAGGAACTGCTGGCGGAATGCCTGGAAGCGGTCGGCCTGTCGGAACTGGCCGGGAACATGGATCAGGCCGCCGATGCCATGCAGCGCCTGCGGTGGAAGGTGCGCCTGAGTACGGGCTACGAACCTGAAAAGACCACTGTCCCTAAGCGATGCATGGAAGTCGAAACTTGGGCCGGAAAGATGAATCCCGGCTATATGAACGCCGTACGTCAAGGCTACATCAAGGCCATCCGTGAACTTGGTAAGGAAGAGCCGAAACCGGCGCCAGAGTCTGATTCATAGCCTGTAGAAGTTGTACCCGAGAAACTTCATAACAGTGTTCCATACCGCCCTCACAGCTTTTGCAAAACAAAAAGCGTGAGGGCGGTTATTTTCCTCCCTCACGTTTTTTCAATTGTTTCCCGTACATTTTCGCCACGCCTCGGTCATTGTGGCTAATGCGTCCCGTTGAAAGCATCAGAGCCGGATCATGCCCTGGCTGATCATCCTGATGAATGAAGCCACCATGGCTCGATCAAGTTTGCCACGCTCAACATCCTTAGAGATAATCTTCAAAGCCTCGAATCCTGTTACCTTGTGTTTCCGGTAGGGTCTGTCGCAGGTGATGGCGTCGAACATATCCGCAATGGTGACAATCCGCACATGATCCGGAATATTTTTTGTACCACTGGGATATCCGGAGCCGTCTAATTTCTCGTGGTGAAACATAACGCATTGAGTGACGGGTTGCGACAACTTCATGTGCTGACACATCTCCAGGCCATATATAGGATGCTTTTTGACTTCCTCGAACTCATTCGAAGTCAGGGCCGCGGGTTTTGAAAGAATCGACTGGTGAACCTTGGACTTGCCGATGTCATGCAGCAGCGCCCCCACTCCCACCTGTCGAACAAAGGATTTTCGAAGCTTCCTTCCAGAGTCTTCGTTATGGTAAATCAGCAAGGATATGGCATATAAGGCCGTATTTATGCAATGAATGTATTCTCTGTAGTGGGTTGCTATCAGGCTCCGCATGGATTGGATGGCATAGGGATTCTTTTCAAGAAAACCGTAGATGTTGTCTACCAAAGCGACCATCTTCTGGTAACTTTCCTTGTTCAGATACTCTTTGCCGGACTGAATGAAAAATGACTCAACGACATCCAGGGAGTGGTTGTACAAAATCTTCGACTTTGCTTGCAGAGGAACTTTGGAACTTTCCAGAATATCCGGCAGATTTTTCTCAATGAACAACTCATAGGTCAGCTTGTCACTGTTGTCGATGTACAGATTTTCAATGCCGTTTCGGATCAGTCTGCTCCGATGTTCTTCCGTGAAATTTTCCGGTGTCGCGTAAAGGATATAGTTGTCGTTTTGATAGAGATAGATGTTGAAATCAAAATGCTTGTCGGTAAGCATCAACAACAGAGGCTGAATTTGAAGATAGTTTGAATCCATGTCCATGCTGATGGTTATGTGCTTATAGTTTTGCTTGCAGGTGCAGCACTTCAGCCACGGCCCGCCCCGCTTCCAGGGTATATTCCCGTGACGACAGACGTACCTTGACGTCAGGCGACAATACCCGTCGTGGTGCATTCATCAATTCTTCCCGAGGAGTAATGCCGTATTCCGAAGGAAAGCTGTTCTCGAAATACATTTCCTGAAATCCGATGAATTTCAGGCTATGGGCCGTGGCATCCAGCACGGCGGTCTCTTGGGCCTGCATCAGGCCCAGCTCCCGGGCCCGCAGCAGGCCGGCCAGGCATTCCCCGCCCTGGGTGCAGGCGATATGCCCGTGGCGGTTGGCCAGAAGCATGCCCTCTATGATGGCCTGCTCCTCCACCTGAACCACATGGAACATGCCCGGTCCTCCGGCCTGTTCATACTGATCCGCAAGATGCCTGACCCTGGGGAAGGATACGGGGTTGCCGATCATGGCCGCTTGAGCCACGCTGGATTGCACGGTCACCGGGTGGTAGGCGCGTTTGGCGGGATCACTCTCGTCGTAATACTTGTAGACCGGGTCGGCATGTGCGGACTGGACGCCGAAGATCCTGGGCAACTGCTCGATGATCCCAAGGCGGTGCAGTTTCAAAAAACCGCTCATGATCGCCGTGACGTTGCCTGCGTTGCCGATGGGCACGAACACGGCCTTGTCCGCCATATCCCAGGCATAATGCTGGGCCACTTCAAAGGCATACGATTCCTGCCCGAGAATGCGCCAGGCGTTTTTTGAATTCAGCAGGGCCACTCGGTAGTTCTCGGCCAGATACTCCACCACCTTCATGCAGTCGTCAAAGACGCCGGGCAGTTCCAGAACCACGGCTCCGCTGCCCAGGGGCTGGGCCAATTGCTGGGGCGTAACCTTGCCCTGAGGCAACAGCACCACGCTCTTGATGGCGCCGCCGACATAAGCCGCGTAGAGGGCCGCGGCGGCCGATGTATCTCCGGTGGATGCGCAGACCGTGAGCACCTGATCCCAGCCGTGACGCCGGATCAGGGCCTTCAGGTAGCTGAAGGCGCAAGCCATGCCGCGGTCCTTGAACGAGGCGCTGGGGTTCTGGCCGTCGTTCTTGAAGGCCAGATCCTGACCGACATGGCCTGCAAGCGCCGAGGAAGCCGGAATGATCGGGGTGTTGCCCTCGCCCAGCCAGACGATGTCCTCCGGCTCCAGTACCGGAGCGGTCAATTCATAAAATCGAAAGATGCCCTTGAGGTCGGACCGACGGGTCGCCGCCCGCAGATCAAAGGCCTCCCGCCACTGCTCCGGACTGGTGCGCCGCAGCTCATCGAACTGTGTATCCTCCAGCAGCAGAACTTCATTGCACTGGGGACAGGTGTAGTACAGCTCATCAATGTCCAATCTGGCCCGGCACCCCAGGCAAACATATTCCATCCGTCCGCGATGAGACGGGAATTGATCGTAAAATGAATTGGTCATGGGAAACTCTGAAAGGTTGATAGTGTCCTTGGAAAGTTGAAATATCCTCTTTCCGAAAATTCGAAATCACAATCGAAATCGTCATCGAAATCGATGCCGTTTCGATGCAATGGCAGCCACACGAAATCTAAATGTCCATCCCGCTCCTGCGAATCGCGGCCACCCCGCCCTGGAGGTTCCGGGAGCCGGACACGCCGGCTTCTTCAAGTGTTACTTGAGATTCATAGGAGCGACCGCCGGCATTGCAGACCAGGATCAGGTTTTTGTCCCTGGGCACTTCACCCAATCTTTCCCGGAGTTCATCCTGCGGAATGTTCATCCACACATCGGGATATTTCTCAAGAAACGGCTGAGCGTTGGCCTGACCACGGCAATCCAGAACCTGAAAATCGCGCTGAGGATTATCCCACAGAGCCGAAAACTCCGCAATGCTCAGTGGAGAGGTCCGGCCTTCCAGAATATTTTCAGCGGCATTGGCCGCGGCGTTGACAATATCCATGGCGGATGAAAAAGGAGGAGAATACGGATATTCCAGATTACTGATAACAGAAACATGAGGGTGATCACCCAATACCGCGGCCACGGCCCCGATCCGCCCCACCAAGCCGTCTCCCTTGGCGCACAGCCCCTGAGCCCCCAGTACACGGCCGGTTCGTTCCACCACCATTTCCAGATGCATCAACTCGTTTTCCGGAAAAAAGTGCGCCCTGTCAGCCTGGACCACATGGGAATGGATCGCGTCAAATCCGGATCTTTTGGCCGCATCAGGGCTCAGGCCGGTCCCGGCAACGGAAATCTCGAACAACTTGACGGCGAAACTGCCCACGGCGCCGGAAAATTCAGCCTCCCCTCCGGCCAGATTCGTGCCGATCACCCGGCCCTGACGATTGGCCAGTGACCCCAAGGGATAGTAGCCGGGCTGCCCCGTGACCAGGTTTGTCACCTGCACGCAATTGCCGCCGGCATAAATATCCGGATCCGAAGTCTGCATCCGGCTGTTGACGATGATCGCGCCCTTGGAGGAAACGTCCAGTCCGGCCTGAGCGGCCAGCTCCGAATTAGGAACCACGCCCGCGGACATGATCACCAGATCCGCCTCCAGTTCCTCGCCCTCCAGCAGCACGCGTTCCACACGTCCATCACCGGCAAAGCCAAGTACATTGGCGGACAGCCGAAAAGCAACATCATGCTCCTGCATATGTTTCTGGGCCATGCGGGCCAAATCCGCGCTGACGAATCCGGGCAACACCTGATCGGCGATTTCCACCACCGTGGTCTGCACGCCCCACATGTCCGTCAAGGCCTCGGCTATTTCCAGGCCGATGAATCCCGCGCCGACAACCACGGCCTTGCTCACCTTGCCCGCCTCCACTCTGGCCCGAATGCCTTCGGCTTCCTCCAGATTGGACACGGCAAACACGCCGTTAAGGTTTATTCCCGGCAGATCGAGCTTGCGAGGCCGGCTTCCCATGGCCAGAACCAGCTTGTCATACGAAAACTGCACGGCATCACCGGATTCCAAATCCGTGGCATGAACAATTCTAGACTGACGGTCTATGCGATCGGCCCGCTTCCGGGTCAGGACCTCAACCCCTTTGGCTCCATGAAAAAACTTGGGATCGCGGACCATGTGAAAGCTCGTGGACTGCAATTCCTTGACATCGCTGATGTCCCCGGAAACATAATATGGGATTCCGCAACCGCCGTAGGAAACTCGGGCTCCCTGGTCGATCATCGTCACCCGGGCATCCGGCGCCAAACGTTTCAGACGACACGCCGCCTTCGGACCAAGCGCCACGGCGCCGATTATGACTACATGCATGATTCACTACCTCCTCAATCGGATATGCGTACCAACTCATGGACGATCATCGGCGCATCAGCACCGGCAATACCCTGAATAGACCCGAAGCCGGAAAGGTTCAAGGATGTTCCGCGACAAAAGAATGGGAGGGACTCCTGGAGGCGGAGGATTCAAAACTTGACACCATGCCTGACTGCATTATGGTTCGCAAAATTTTTCAGGAGGTATTGCGTGTCACGTGTAAAAACTGTTCTAGCATTCTTGATCTGCTTTTTGGCCATCGGTGGATTTGTCCTGGCGGAAATCGCCGAGGCCCAGCGTCTTGGCGGAAGCAGGTCCTTCGGTTCCCGACCCAGCCAACAGCGTCCGGCCCAACAGCCCGCCCAGACCCAGCGGGAAGCGCCGACCCAACAGCAAACCCAGCAGCAAACTCAGCAAAATCGGCAAACTCAGCAGCAAACCGCACAGCAGACACCTGCCAGATCCGGTTTTGGCGGCATGCTTGGAGGGATGCTCGGCGGACTGCTCCTGGGAGGCTTGATCGGTTCCCTGCTGACCGGAGGTCTGGGCGCCTTTTCCGGACTCAACTTCCTCGACATCCTGCTCTTTGGCGGAATTCTTTATCTGCTGTATCGCTTCATCCGCTCCCGCCGCATGGCTGCCCAGACAGCCGGACCAAACCTTGAGCAAGCCCCTTCAAGCCAAGTGGAATACATTCATAAACGTCAATCAACCTCAACAACAGCGACACCTAGCAGCGGCAAGGAAAAAAGTGCCTGGGACGCCTTGAATTCCGAACCTGCAAATTCAACCTCCCAAAGCCTTCAGGTACCCGAGGGATTCGATACGGCTGAGTTTCTCACCGGAGCCAAGGCCGCCTACAGCCGTCTGCAGACATCATGGAACAACCGGGACTTGGATGACATTCGCAATTTCACAACCCGGGAAGTCTTCGCCGAAATCAAGCGCCAGCAGAGTTCGGCACCCGTCATGGGGCAGACGGAACTGCTGCATGTGGAAGCGTCATTGCTGGAAGTTCGAGAGGAGGACGGAGATACCGTGTGCAGCGTTTTGTTCGACGTGACGCTCAGAGAAGATCCCCTCGAGGAAGCCAAGCAAACTCAGGAGATTTGGCATTTCAGCCGTCCTTCCGAAGGAACCGGCATGTGGCTGTTGGAAGGCATTCAGCAAGTCAATTGATGCAAAGGATTGGACTTCGGCGCCATGTGGGGACAGCCGGCGAAGACGTCATGCCGGTTGTCCCCGTAAATGCCCAAAGTGAATTTACGACCTGAATTTTGGCACTAGTGACTGCTCCATCAGATATTGCAATTATTTTTGTACACTTTTATATTTCTTGATTCGCTACAGCCGGATAATTACACACAACGTAATCATCCGGCCGAGGTCCGGATTACTTTGGTTTTTCTGCCTCGCAAAAACATACCAACTTTGCAGATCATGGAGTTAAAATGAAACAGATCGACCTGGATTATTTCGACAAGCTGCTCAAGGACACCCTGCAGGATCTCAGCCAGCGCGGATTAGAATCCCTGGATGAAATGACCGACAATCGGGAGGTCCATGCCGACCCGGCGGACCGGGCGACGATGGAAACGGATCGGTCTTTCATGTTGCGCCTCCGGGATCGTGAACGTAAGCTCATCCCCAAAATCCAGGAGGCCCTCGGTCGTATCCAGAGTGGAAACTTCGGCATGTGCGAAGATTGCGGCGAGGACATCAGCATCGAGCGACTCAAGGCCAGGCCGGTGACCACGCTGTGCATCAAATGCAAGAGCATTCGGGAAGAGGAAGAAAGCCTGCGCGGCGAGTAGCCGGGTCATGCACGCCGGCCGTCGGATTCGCCTCCGGGCTTTGGACACGCTGTCGCGGATTTTGACGTTGCTCAGTCCCTTTGGCCATCTTTGGCAAATCCATGCGCAACGGCTTCATTACAACCGTGGGGCGTAATCACCCTTTGAACTTCAACACCAATGGAGGCTCTTCTTTATCGTCATCTAGTCCGAGAACTTCAGCCCATGGTTCTTGGCAGGCGTCTGGAACGTATTTACGCACCGCGACTGGGGTTGTGGACTTTTCGCCTCCAACCTGGGGAGCATCCTCGCCATCTTCTGTTTTCCC includes:
- a CDS encoding FAD-dependent oxidoreductase, whose product is MHVVIIGAVALGPKAACRLKRLAPDARVTMIDQGARVSYGGCGIPYYVSGDISDVKELQSTSFHMVRDPKFFHGAKGVEVLTRKRADRIDRQSRIVHATDLESGDAVQFSYDKLVLAMGSRPRKLDLPGINLNGVFAVSNLEEAEGIRARVEAGKVSKAVVVGAGFIGLEIAEALTDMWGVQTTVVEIADQVLPGFVSADLARMAQKHMQEHDVAFRLSANVLGFAGDGRVERVLLEGEELEADLVIMSAGVVPNSELAAQAGLDVSSKGAIIVNSRMQTSDPDIYAGGNCVQVTNLVTGQPGYYPLGSLANRQGRVIGTNLAGGEAEFSGAVGSFAVKLFEISVAGTGLSPDAAKRSGFDAIHSHVVQADRAHFFPENELMHLEMVVERTGRVLGAQGLCAKGDGLVGRIGAVAAVLGDHPHVSVISNLEYPYSPPFSSAMDIVNAAANAAENILEGRTSPLSIAEFSALWDNPQRDFQVLDCRGQANAQPFLEKYPDVWMNIPQDELRERLGEVPRDKNLILVCNAGGRSYESQVTLEEAGVSGSRNLQGGVAAIRRSGMDI
- a CDS encoding Tim44 domain-containing protein, which encodes MSRVKTVLAFLICFLAIGGFVLAEIAEAQRLGGSRSFGSRPSQQRPAQQPAQTQREAPTQQQTQQQTQQNRQTQQQTAQQTPARSGFGGMLGGMLGGLLLGGLIGSLLTGGLGAFSGLNFLDILLFGGILYLLYRFIRSRRMAAQTAGPNLEQAPSSQVEYIHKRQSTSTTATPSSGKEKSAWDALNSEPANSTSQSLQVPEGFDTAEFLTGAKAAYSRLQTSWNNRDLDDIRNFTTREVFAEIKRQQSSAPVMGQTELLHVEASLLEVREEDGDTVCSVLFDVTLREDPLEEAKQTQEIWHFSRPSEGTGMWLLEGIQQVN
- the dksA gene encoding RNA polymerase-binding protein DksA produces the protein MKQIDLDYFDKLLKDTLQDLSQRGLESLDEMTDNREVHADPADRATMETDRSFMLRLRDRERKLIPKIQEALGRIQSGNFGMCEDCGEDISIERLKARPVTTLCIKCKSIREEEESLRGE